One window of Trifolium pratense cultivar HEN17-A07 linkage group LG5, ARS_RC_1.1, whole genome shotgun sequence genomic DNA carries:
- the LOC123884974 gene encoding uncharacterized protein LOC123884974 isoform X1 encodes MDDSEKLTALKKAYADIILNTAKEAAARIMASERKSMLLQQELAATKDEALRMLLRLKQMFDSKVKESELTFSSQQKKIDVLEAQLQEAEEIVRDLRAELRETQFELENVTKHQMNPPAEQNMKDGVAANGNFMQENRLHPYDGSVHSAPNLQLESISISDTRCPTVNGTDNGSKLCVSRDHANSCYIHNPDFASIVIRRKGPELYRNGCTQRIRALERSLFDGNVSVSENVDNAQDETLVGAHEDGKEMAVTDNGKADIICEKEKQDELKLTKADADHVKLSVRKKYMRFKKRKTRRSRLHSYQRKGTNKRSYLSVAKDSPHVLDNNDPSKGNSSTAHENEALKDPMSPLSEAPNDATATVEQPDKLKVVKEGAELIKDLVHRKHRRFVKRKTHQSRLHSGQVKETNKEPDLSCAKDSHHVLGNNDHSMENSSMQHGNEAQKDLMSPLPKAPTNATTAVEQLRSYTNTEKVEKFLKFCSFRNKIVHDTEPLDNSDLTRQESLSTESMEVPGCKDVEAADGSPDKVDPKLSNIDETVSSRFENDKLLKFTFHRKRKKGSVSSGDAGCSPDNSNSKKICGEKQNDHAETQKSCTMTQSVSSGDAGRSPDNSNSKKICGEKQNDHVEPQKSCTLTESSRESRRLAQVARQLISLSEKRW; translated from the exons GTCAAAGAATCAGAGCTTACATTCTCGAGTCAGCAAAAGAAGATCGACGTGCTCGAAGCTCAGCTGCAGGAAGCTGAGGAAATAGTTAGAGACCTTAGGGCCGAGTTGAGAGAAACACAGTTTGAGCTGGAGAATGTCACAAAACACCAAATGAATCCTCCAGCTGAACAAAACATGAAGGATGGAGTTGCAGCTAATGGAAATTTTATGCAGGAGAACAGACTTCATCCTTATGATGGATCTGTGCATTCTGCACCTAATTTACAGTTGGAATCAATCTCAATTTCTGATACTAGGTGCCCTACTGTAAATGGAACAGATAATGGAAGTAAGTTATGTGTATCTCGTGATCATGCAAACAGTTGCTACATTCACAATCCAGATTTCGCATCCATAGTCATTCGGAGGAAAGGCCCCGAGCTCTACAGAAATGGATGTACTCAGAGAATACGAGCGCTTGAAAGGAGCCTTTTTGATGGAAATGTATCTGTTTCAGAAAATGTAGATAATGCACAGGATGAAACTTTAGTTGGAGCACATGAAGATGGCAAGGAAATGGCTGTTACAGATAATGGCAAAGCTGATATTATTtgtgaaaaggaaaaacaagaTGAACTTAAATTGACGAAAGCAGATGCTGACCATGTCAAACTTTCGGTCCGTAAAAAATACATGAGATTTAAGAAGAGGAAAACTCGTCGATCTAGATTGCATTCTTACCAGCGTAAGGGAACAAATAAAAGATCATATCTGTCTGTTGCCAAAGATTCTCCTCATGTATTGGATAACAATGATCCTTCCAAGGGGAATTCTTCTACGGCACATGAaaatgaagctctgaaggatccAATGTCTCCTTTGTCCGAAGCACCCAATGACGCAACTGCAACAGTTGAGCAACCAGATAAACTTAAAGTGGTAAAAGAAGGTGCTGAACTTATCAAAGATCTAGTTCATAGAAAACACAGAAGATTTGTGAAGAGGAAGACTCATCAATCTAGATTGCATTCTGGTCAGGTTAAGGAAACAAATAAAGAACCAGATTTGTCTTGTGCCAAAGATTCTCATCATGTATTGGGCAACAACGACCATTCTATGGAGAATTCTTCTATGCAACATGGAAATGAAGCTCAGAAGGATCTTATGTCTCCTCTCCCCAAAGCACCGACTAATGCAACTACAGCAGTTGAGCAATTACGATCTTATACCAATACTGAAAAAGTGGAAAAATTTCTTAAATTCTGCAGTTTTAGGAACAAGATTGTTCATGATACTGAACCATTGGATAATTCAGATTTGACAAGACAAGAAAGTTTGTCCACCGAAAGTATGGAGGTTCCAGGTTGTAAAGATGTCGAGGCAGCTGATGGGTCACCAGATAAAGTTGATCCAAAACTATCCAATATAGATGAAACAGTTTCTAGTCGATTTGAAAATGATAAGCTTCTCAAGTTCACATTTCATAGAAAGCGTAAGAAGGGGTCTGTAAGTAGCGGTGATGCAGGCTGCTCTCCAGATAATAGCAATTCAAAGAAAATTTGTGGAGAGAAGCAAAATGATCATGCGGAGACTCAGAAATCTTGTACAATGACCCAGTCTGTAAGTAGCGGTGATGCAGGTCGCTCTCCAGATAATAGCAATTCAAAGAAAATTTGTGGAGAGAAGCAAAATGATCATGTGGAGCCTCAGAAATCTTGTACATTGACTGAGTCATCTCGGGAGAGCCGACGACTAGCACAAGTTGCTCGCCAG CTCATATCTTTGTCAGAGAAGAGATGGTGA